From the Scatophagus argus isolate fScaArg1 chromosome 21, fScaArg1.pri, whole genome shotgun sequence genome, one window contains:
- the ercc4 gene encoding DNA repair endonuclease XPF: MARPLLEFETEMFLNLFGCDGLLVVAEGMGIDRILLQFMRVYSDQGSLVLLLNTTTPEQEYFTEQLRMEGVTHLPRTVTSDVQSTERYNVYTEGGVLFVTTRILVVDFLTDRIPAHLISGILVYRAHKIIESCQEAFILRLFRQKNKTGFIKAFTDKATAFSSGFCQVERVMRNLFVKKLYLWPRFQASVNSALDRHKPEVVELHVSLTPAMRSIQSSILDIMSACLKELKRYNPTLEAEDLSLENTLGNTFDKTIRHYLDPLWHQLGAKTKALVQDLKVLRVLLLYLTQYDCVTFLNLLESLRSSQKIFGSNSGWLFLDSSTSMFGNARGRVYCIPESKKKLKVGAEAQKQNSSSVLEVKRELVLEKSPKWEALTEVLQEIERENKSSQHEAGRVLICASDDRTCAQLQQYIRHGSDWLLNRLYARTIGKRDSAAAAAFELDSHKKNKGCPTKGAKGKEPAQKKNKKSTKSKKRPSLTLTQMMGKEETNEVAVMMASSEDEDELMEEDEGEEEQLQLDLSSDAYYGVLKEPLTVIHPLKGLTDPHSLTRVLHEVEPSFVVLYDAELTFVRQLEIYKASRPGKPLRVYFLIYGGSTEEQKYLTTLSKEKKAFEHLIREKATMVIPEEREGREDTNLDLARNLEPANDTTNTRKAGGQEQPKEPSRVIVDMREFRSELPSLLHRRGLDIEPVTLEVGDYILTPDVCVERKSVSDLIGSLQSGRLYTQCLSMTRYYRKPVLLIEFDPGKPFSLMARSDFRHEISSSDISSKLTLLTLHFPRLRILWCPSPHATADLFLDLKQGRLEPDAAAAQAVTVESDTVAESADLYNPGPYDFLLKMPGVNTKNYRALIKNADSLADLAKLSQDKLTEILSNANNAKLLYEFLHNVTDVPAPVQKAKQT, from the exons ATGGCGAGGCCGCTGCTGGAGTTTGAGACCGAGATGTTTCTGAATCTGTTCGGCTGTGACGGGCTGCTAGTGGTGGCGGAGGGAATGGGGATAGACCGCATCCTACTGCAGTTCATGCGGGTTTATTCGGACCAGGGCAGCCTGGTTCTTCTGCTCAACACAACCACACCTGAACAG GAGTATTTCACGGAGCAGTTGCGGATGGAGGGTGTGACCCACCTGCCCAGGACAGTCACCAGCGACGTCCAGAGCACTGAGCGCTACAACGTTTACACCGAGGGAGGAGTACTGTTTGTCACCACCAGAATCTTGGTGGTCGACTTCCTCACTGACCGCATACCTGCTCATCTCATATCAG GCATCCTGGTGTATCGAGCTCATAAGATCATTGAGTCTTGTCAAGAAGCCTTCATCCTTCGTCtgttcagacagaagaacaagaCAGGCTTCATTAAAGCCTTCACTGACAAGGCCACAGCCTTCTCCTCGGGCTTCTGCCAGGTGGAGCGTGTGATGAGGAATCTCTTCGTGAAGAAGCTCTACCTCTGGCCCAG GTTTCAAGCATCTGTAAACAGTGCACTGGACAGGCACAAGCCGGAGGTGGTAGAGCTCCACGTGTCATTGACGCCTGCTATGAGGTCCATCCAGAGCTCCATCCTGGATATCATGAGCGCCTGTTTGAAGGAGCTCAAACGCTATAATCCCACATTGGAGGCAGAGGACCTCTCCCTGGAGAACACGTTAGGAAACACCTTTGACAAG ACCATCCGTCACTACCTGGACCCTTTGTGGCACCAGCTGGGAGCAAAGACCAAGGCTCTGGTCCAGGACCTGAAAGTGCTGAGGGTTCTTTTGCTCTACCTCACCCAGTACGACTGTGTGACCTTCCTCAATCTGCTCGAGTCGCTGCGCTCCAGCCAAAAAATCTTTGGATCCAATTCAG GGTGGTTGTTCCTTGACTCCAGTACCTCCATGTTTGGGAATGCCAGGGGCAGAGTGTACTGCATCcctgaaagcaaaaagaaactcAAAGTGGGAGCGGAGGCACAGAAACAGAACTCATCCTCTGTCTTGG aggtGAAGCGGGAGCTGGTGCTGGAGAAAAGCCCAAAGTGGGAGGCTCTGACTGAGGTACTGCAGGAGATTGAGAGGGAGAACAAGAGCTCTCAGCATGAAGCAG GTCGTGTGCTGATCTGTGCCAGTGATGACAGGACCtgtgctcagctgcagcagtacaTCAGGCACGGCTCTGACTGGCTGTTAAACCGATTGTATGCCCGCACAATCGGTAAACGggactctgcagcagctgctgcctttGAACTTGACTCgcacaaaaagaacaaaggCTGTCCTACAAAAGGAGCAAAGGGGAAGGAgcctgcacagaaaaaaaacaaaaaatccacaaagagcaaaaaaagGCCATCCCTTACCCTGACCCAGATGATGGGGAAAGAGGAGACAAATGAAGTGGCAGTGATGATGGCCAGCagtgaagatgaggatgaactgatggaggaggatgaaggggaggaagaacagctgcagctggatTTGTCATCGGATGCCTACTATGGTGTCCTAAAGGAGCCACTGACTGTCATTCACCCTCTGAAAGGCCTCACTGACCCCCACAGCTTGACACGAGTGCTACATGAGGTGGAGCCCAGTTTCGTGGTGCTGTACGATGCCGAACTCACTTTCGTTCGCCAGCTGGAGATCTACAAAGCTAGTCGGCCCGGAAAGCCACTTAGGGTGTATTTCCTCATCTATGGAGGCTCAACGGAAGAACAGAAGTACTTGACAACGCTTTCTAAGGAAAAGAAAGCCTTCGAACACTTGATCAG GGAAAAGGCCACGATGGTCATcccagaggagagagaggggcgaGAAGACACCAACTTGGACCTTGCAAGAAATTTGGAGCCTGCCAATGACACCACCAACACCCGCAAAGCAG GAGGTCAGGAGCAGCCCAAAGAGCCCTCAAGAGTTATTGTGGACATGCGTGAGTTCCGCAGTGAGCTGCCCTCCTTGCTGCACCGCCGTGGACTGGACATTGAGCCTGTGACCTTGGAAGTAGGTGACTACATCCTGACCCCGGACGTATGCGTCGAGCGCAAGAGCGTCAGTGATCTGATTGGTTCATTGCAGAGCGGACGGCTCTACACCCAGTGTCTGTCAATGACCCGCTACTACAGGAAACCAGTGCTACTCATTGAGTTTGACCCAGGGAAACCGTTTTCCTTAATGGCCCGATCGGATTTTCGTCATGAGATATCATCCAGTGATATTTCTTCAAAACTCACCTTGCTCACCTTGCATTTCCCCAGGCTCCGTATACTCTGGTGCCCTTCCCCACATGCCACAGCTGACCTTTTCCTGGATCTTAAGCAAGGTCGCCTTGAACCCGATGCTGCAGCAGCGCAGGCAGTCACAGTCGAGTCAGACACGGTGGCTGAATCGGCAGACCTCTACAACCCCGGCCCTTATGACTTCCTGCTCAAAATGCCTGGGGTCAATACAAAAAACTATAGGGCTCTTATAAAAAATGCAGACAGCCTGGCGGATTTAGCTAAACTCAGCCAGGACAAGCTGACAGAAATACTCAGCAATGCTAACAACGCTAAGTTGCTGTACGAGTTTCTGCATAACGTCACTGATGTCCCTGCTCCTGTGCAGAAAGCCAAACAGACATGA